The proteins below are encoded in one region of Penicillium psychrofluorescens genome assembly, chromosome: 4:
- a CDS encoding uncharacterized protein (ID:PFLUO_006058-T1.cds;~source:funannotate), whose protein sequence is MSTMDCMKDSFVEGQLLDGRFRTVAPLNHGSFGMVFLATDNTTGQDVAIKCLTKAPTDPSAPFTVDDRFEELECHRRLAHHPNIVNLIHSFETEAHTYLVLEYCTNGDLYEAIRLDRGPLETEHVRDFMLQLVSAVEFMHANGLYHRDIKPENIFLTQDGSMKLGDFGLASRDPWCHEACVGSDRYMAPVQYEPTAAGYSPAKADVWSIGVCLLNILFARNPFVTPTETDVLFADYTRDRQSLFDIFPNMSQDTFEILTHALALDPEKRSLSGVRECILRALSFTTDDDALDDFCTEDREVVPASANREPLRTPSIQSPHVNQADSFPWAKALQASPPQAGRQLSVIPDTESYTEDLFPPSETAGTSWFSALAETPSMASVLGSTMGSSFRSLHLPRQPEAPFPPRSDPVPITGSLPSNASKPLPSLSMVFGRNKSNQISKSWSDLWEEEESENEDLELQKRREQNSRSWSQESQNTPLATTALGGLREPDSASFLNERSLAPASPVTKPRQTRARSLDGNSDSSSSTPRPLRQPSPKKADSDKWAQLGDRRRKYQPRELFGPRHALASNWRRDWGLGSSGFDHGQRTKPVSPPRTDRRRQLFLEKDWRRDAVEVPGPSPIKFSTYDGSVDEDLDLVGGWHDLHL, encoded by the coding sequence ATGTCGACCATGGATTGCATGAAGGACTCGTTTGTGGAGGGCCAGCTTTTGGATGGTCGCTTCCGCACCGTCGCCCCTCTCAACCATGGCTCCTTCGGCATGGTCTTCCTTGCGACTGATAACACCACTGGCCAAGATGTTGCCATCAAATGCTTGACCAAAGCTCCCACCGACCCGTCGGCCCCGTTTACCGTTGATGACCGTTTCGAAGAGCTCGAGTGCCATCGGCGCCTCGCCCATCACCCCAACATTGTCAATTTGATCCACTCCTTCGAGACCGAGGCTCACACCTACCTCGTTTTGGAGTACTGTACCAATGGTGATCTGTACGAGGCCATCCGTCTGGACCGCGGTCCTTTGGAGACCGAGCACGTTCGGGATTTCATGCTGCAGTTGGTCAGCGCCGTTGAATTCATGCATGCCAACGGCTTGTACCACCGTGACATCAAGCCGGAGAACATCTTCTTGACGCAGGATGGCTCCATGAAACTCGGTGACTTTGGTCTGGCATCCCGCGACCCTTGGTGCCACGAAGCCTGCGTGGGCAGTGACCGCTACATGGCTCCCGTGCAATATGAGCCCACTGCCGCCGGTTACTCCCCCGCCAAGGCCGATGTCTGGTCAATCGGTGTTTGTCTGTTGAACATTTTGTTTGCACGGAATCCCTTTGTCACCCCGACCGAGACCGATGTGCTCTTCGCAGACTACACTCGCGATCGTCAGTCGCTGTTCGACATTTTCCCCAACATGTCTCAGGACACGTTTGAAATCCTGACACATGCGTTGGCCCTTGATCCCGAGAAGCGTTCCCTGTCCGGTGTGCGCGAGTGCATTCTGCGGGCCCTGTCCTTTACcaccgatgacgacgccCTCGATGACTTCTGCACCGAAGACCGCGAGGTGGTGCCCGCCAGTGCCAACCGCGAGCCTCTCCGCACGCCTTCCATCCAGAGCCCGCATGTCAACCAGGCAGATTCCTTCCCTTGGGCCAAGGCTCTGCAGGCGAGTCCTCCCCAGGCCGGTCGGCAGCTCTCCGTCATTCCCGACACCGAGAGCTACACCGAGGATCTGTTCCCGCCGTCCGAGACTGCCGGCACTTCGTGGTTCTCCGCTCTCGCGGAGACCCCGTCGATGGCCTCCGTGTTGGGCTCGACCATGGGCTCCTCGTTCCGTTCTCTCCACCTCCCGCGCCAGCCTGAGGCACCCTTCCCTCCTCGCTCTGATCCGGTTCCGATCACCGGTTCCTTGCCCAGCAATGCCTCCAAGCCCCTGCCGTCCCTGTCGATGGTGTTTGGACGCAACAAGAGCAACCAGATCTCCAAGAGCTGGAGCGATCtctgggaggaggaggaatcggAGAACGAGGATCTTGAACTCCAGAAACGCCGTGAGCAGAACTCTCGTAGCTGGAGCCAAGAGAGTCAGAACACGCCCCTTGCCACTACTGCACTGGGGGGACTGCGCGAGCCGGACTCCGCCTCCTTCCTCAACGAGCGCTCCCTCGCTCCAGCTTCCCCTGTGACCAAACCGCGTCAGACCCGCGCCCGATCCTTGGACGGCAACAGTGAttcatccagcagcacccCGCGGCCCCTGCGTCAACCCTCGCCTAAGAAGGCCGATAGCGACAAATGGGCCCAGCTTGGTGATCGCCGCCGCAAGTACCAGCCTCGCGAGCTGTTTGGGCCCCGCCACGCACTCGCCAGCAACTGGCGTCGTGACTGGGGCCTTGGTTCTTCCGGGTTCGATCATGGACAACGTACCAAGCCGGTTTCACCCCCGCGAACTGATCGTCGTCGCCAGCTGTTCCTCGAAAAGGACTGGCGCCGCGATGCCGTGGAAGTTCCAGGACCGTCGCCTATCAAATTCTCCACATACGACGGCAGCGTGGACgaggatcttgaccttgTGGGTGGGTGGCACGACCTTCACCTGTAA
- a CDS encoding uncharacterized protein (ID:PFLUO_006059-T1.cds;~source:funannotate), translating to MLAAGRSWILLLHRASILLALVGSVIGDSAVQQPSGTNITTPPAPPTCPAKNVWAVERELFELPICLETRWGRGRELLRLSDESNAAATDNSTSVADSTATASSSSGTAENATVPLAEEDTDSLLDSESFLSFEDWKKQNLAKAGQSAENVGGSRRSAAAGKEGRRQPTGINNALDSLGDDAEIELEFGGFGAETPEATHPTAWMPARGGAGPDGADGQADVDLHVQQGGGGPGADVARRKDAGTTCKERFNYASFDCAATVLKTNPECKGSPSVLIENKDSYMLNECRAHNKFLILELCDDILVDTVVLANYEFFSSIFHTFRVSVSDRYPAKPDQWKELGVYEARNTREVQAFAVENSLIWARYLRIEFLTHYGHEFYCPVSLIRVHGTTMMEEYKHDEGAGQVDVEMIDEPVETGQHPSDSEAERQEMPAHVPDDETVVGQVCPKPLSEVELLLFGQQPLCAPTDRPPTEKPEGQVTVEQTQPPSAVNSTASTGNSTSETQPGSSIPPNAAVDTRKAGEVGQVLSPPSNSSTVASEATAQNATESTGKSTANSKNETNTSPESVRSTSTQPPSSNPTTQESFFKSVHKRLQMLESNSTLSLLYIEEQSRILRDAFNKVEKRQLSKTSTFLENLNVTVLSELRQFREQYDHVWKSVAFEFEHQRLQYHHEVHSLSAQLGVLADELVFQKRVTVIQSIMVLCCFALVLFSRSSVGNYMEFPSVQRIVERSHSLRSSSPFFGSPSASPGPTRPTSSYRTNATHNRNLSQSSSSQDDVDAFVDPAVAYIPPTPTSTSDSSREMMEDAVQVVKSNMMDRATVPEIAPPQMRPRSTPPVLTGGHLAMTTVLDTEEEEGLRLSEPPNRE from the coding sequence ATGTTGGCCGCGGGTCGGTCATGGATCCTTTTGCTCCACCGTGCCTCGATACTTCTCGCACTCGTCGGAAGCGTAATTGGCGATAGCGCTGTGCAGCAGCCGTCCGGGACGAATATCACCAcgccgcccgcgccgccaaCATGCCCGGCGAAGAACGTGTGGGCCGTGGAGCGGGAGCTGTTCGAGCTTCCGATCTGTCTCGAGACACGGTGgggacgaggacgagaacTACTACGACTTTCAGATGAATCGAACGCAGCAGCCACTGATAACAGCACCTCGGTTGCAGATTCGACCGCTACTGCGTCGTCGTCCAGCGGGACAGCGGAAAACGCCACGGTTCCATTAGCCGAGGAGGATACAGATTCGCTTCTTGACAGTGAGagcttcctctcctttgAAGACTGGAAAAAGCAGAATCTAGCCAAGGCTGGGCAGTCGGCTGAGAATGTTGGGGGTAGTCGACGGTCTGCTGCGGctgggaaggaagggaggcGGCAACCGACGGGAATTAATAATGCCTTGGATTCATTGGGGGATGATGCTGAGATTGAGCTGGAGTTTGGTGGGTTCGGGGCTGAGACCCCGGAAGCGACGCATCCTACGGCTTGGATGCCGGCAAGAGGAGGGGCGGGCCCAGATGGCGCGGACGGCCAGGCAGATGTCGATCTTCATGTTCAGcaaggtggtggtggcccgGGGGCAGACGTTGCTCGCCGGAAGGATGCTGGGACTACCTGCAAGGAACGGTTCAATTATGCCTCTTTTGACTGTGCTGCCACGGTGCTCAAAACGAACCCGGAGTGCAAGGGTTCTCCGTCTGTCTTGATCGAGAACAAAGACAGCTATATGCTGAATGAGTGTCGTGCTCACAACAAGTTCCTCATCCTGGAGCTATGCGATGACATTCTGGTGGACACTGTCGTGCTTGCGAACTACGAGTTCTTCAGCTCCATCTTTCATACCTTCCGGGTCAGTGTTTCTGACCGATATCCCGCAAAACCGGACCAGTGGAAGGAACTTGGGGTCTATGAAGCTCGGAACACACGCGAGGTGCAGGCGTTTGCGGTCGAAAACTCGCTCATCTGGGCTCGGTACCTGAGGATTGAATTCCTGACCCACTATGGACATGAGTTCTACTGTCCTGTTAGTCTCATTCGAGTGCATGGGACTACCATGATGGAGGAGTACAAGCATGACGAGGGGGCTGGCCAGGTCGACGTTGAGATGATCGATGAGCCGGTTGAGACGGGACAGCATCCTAGTGATTCAGAGGCCGAGCGCCAGGAGATGCCCGCCCATGTCCCTGATGATGAAACTGTGGTTGGTCAAGTCTGCCCCAAACCGCTTTCCGAGGTGGAATTGCTCCTCTTCGGGCAGCAGCCACTCTGTGCTCCCACCGACCGGCCACCCACCGAAAAACCCGAGGGCCAAGTTACCGTTGAACAAACACAGCCCCCATCAGCTGTGAACTCTACAGCCTCTACCGGAAACAGCACGTCGGAGACTCAACCCGGATCTTCTATCCCACCCAACGCTGCAGTGGACACGCGAAAAGCTGGGGAAGTTGGCCAAGTCCTCTCCCCGccctccaattcctcgacgGTGGCATCGGAGGCCACAGCACAGAATGCCACCGAAAGCACTGGCAAATCCACCGCCAACTCCAAGAACGAAACCAACACTTCTCCAGAGTCCGTCCGATCCACAAGCACCCAACCTCCATCCTCCAACCCGACCACCCAAGAATCATTCTTCAAATCCGTCCACAAGAGACTCCAGATGCTGGAGTCCAACTCGACGCTATCCCTACTTTACATCGAAGAACAATCCCGGATCCTCCGCGATGCGTTCAACAAAGTCGAGAAGCGCCAACTATCCAAAACATCCACCTTCCTGGAGAATCTCAACGTAACCGTCCTCAGCGAACTGAGACAGTTCCGCGAACAGTACGACCACGTCTGGAAATCCGTCGCCTTCGAATTCGAGCACCAGCGCCTACAATACCATCACGAAGTGCACTCTCTCAgcgcccagctcggcgtCCTCGCCGACGAGCTCGTCTTCCAGAAACGAGTCACCGTCATCCAGAGCATCATGGTCCTCTGCTGCTTCGCGTTGGTGTTGTTCTCCCGCAGCTCCGTTGGCAACTACATGGAATTCCCCAGCGTGCAGCGCATTGTTGAGCGATCACACAGTCTACGCTCGTCATCGCCTTTCTTTGGTTCTCCCTCGGCAAGCCCGGGCCCCACGCGCCCTACTTCATCGTATCGCACCAATGCAACGCATAACCGGAACCTCTCACAGAGCTCGTCCTCGCAGGATGATGTGGATGCATTTGTCGATCCAGCCGTGGCTTACATCCCCCCCACCCCAACCTCTACCTCGGACAGTTcgcgggagatgatggaggacGCGGTCCAAGTAGTCAAGTCGAACATGATGGATCGCGCCACGGTGCCAGAGATAGCACCGCCGCAAATGCGGCCTCGAAGTACGCCGCCCGTTTTAACTGGCGGCCATCTCGCGATGACGACGGTTCTGGAcacggaggaggaggagggtttgCGGCTGTCTGAGCCGCCCAACCGCGAGTGA